The following coding sequences are from one Deltaproteobacteria bacterium window:
- a CDS encoding DUF3473 domain-containing protein: MINALSVDVEEYFQVSAFDQVIDRRRWPALESRLANPLHRILDLFDRYKTNATFFVLGWIAERHPALIGEIHARGHEIASHGYEHRLIYESSPNHFAGDLERSRKTLEDITGHGILGYRAPSYSITRENMWAFDALIEQGFVYDSSIFPIHHDRYGISGSPRFPYTIRRKNGRILEFPLSTARIMGGNIPVAGGGYLRLFPFPLIRWGLRHINRKEKEPFILYFHPWEIDPEQPRQAVNAVTRFRHYHNLNRMEGKIEHLLQEFTFTSVSGLLKVLFSHDYTETTGTAT, encoded by the coding sequence ATGATAAACGCCCTTTCCGTCGACGTGGAAGAATATTTTCAGGTATCCGCCTTTGACCAGGTGATCGACCGGCGAAGATGGCCAGCACTGGAAAGCCGCCTTGCCAACCCCCTCCACAGGATCCTGGACCTCTTCGATCGCTATAAAACAAATGCTACCTTCTTTGTCCTGGGTTGGATCGCAGAGCGTCACCCGGCGCTGATCGGCGAGATCCATGCACGAGGCCACGAAATCGCCTCCCACGGATATGAGCACCGGCTGATCTATGAAAGCTCTCCGAATCACTTCGCGGGAGACCTTGAAAGATCCCGGAAGACTCTGGAGGATATCACCGGACATGGTATTCTCGGATACCGTGCCCCCAGCTATTCCATTACACGCGAAAACATGTGGGCCTTTGATGCCCTGATCGAACAGGGGTTCGTATATGATTCCAGTATCTTTCCGATCCATCACGATCGTTACGGCATATCCGGCAGTCCCCGTTTTCCCTATACGATCAGGCGTAAAAACGGCCGGATCCTGGAGTTTCCCCTCTCGACGGCACGCATTATGGGCGGCAATATCCCGGTCGCGGGAGGGGGCTACCTCCGTCTCTTCCCTTTCCCACTTATTCGTTGGGGGCTGCGACACATCAACCGCAAGGAAAAAGAACCTTTCATCCTCTATTTTCATCCATGGGAGATCGACCCGGAACAACCACGGCAGGCGGTCAATGCTGTAACCCGTTTCCGCCACTATCACAACCTCAACCGGATGGAAGGAAAGATCGAGCATCTCCTGCAGGAATTCACCTTTACTTCCGTCTCCGGTTTACTAAAAGTGCTCTTCTCCCACGACTATACAGAGACAACGGGGACCGCGACATGA
- the prsK gene encoding PEP-CTERM system histidine kinase PrsK produces the protein MMVTALLILCMLITSVTALLLLTRERKSIALKTLGQTAGLHAFIILWLFLSWNGFLPFLTLLPLRIVLSLFSLTLYTSVLFSFHHVRFERPLLPGIQRIALPVSAFLAALFFLLSFHPILLAEKTLLNGRIALRFGPAGTLFGIATILCQLIILFQMEQTFRSASTNQRIRLKFLILGIACGSLYLLFLAGRILLYHSIAIDYLVAGAVVASACWLMILFAMVRHRLLQADLFISRQVVFTSVAAFGIGLYLFVAGMIGFFIRSRRSQWDLLITIIFVALTIIFFAMLLYSPVLQRRIKHFIHTHFYRYQYDYREEWKEFTRKIIAARDLPQLLEGVIEMISETLWINQLSLWLFNEKTGILTFTTSRNLPRKAQFVRRESPLVASLLRTGTPFTTQSSRGRKTAEAMKDFFQRYQISMIVPLKLGKRLVGMITLGPTMKGTDYTDEDGELLTMIADQAAGAIISAQLIEEIGRTKEEESFNKISSFLVHDLKNLVSSLSLALQNAKRNIANPAFQMDLLSTLVNTIEKMQTLIEKLSTLPKELVIHKEPVNINRLIREAIESSRVDNLRNVELHTELNELPLIQADGEYVKKVLVNLILNAVQALPNGRGRIEISSYDSDGYVRAEVLDDGEGMSDEFITQELFKPYRSTKKKGLGIGLFQCKTIMEAHGGKIEVHSLPQRGSQFILSFPIA, from the coding sequence ATGATGGTAACAGCGCTGTTGATCCTTTGCATGCTGATCACTTCCGTCACGGCTTTGCTGCTGCTCACGCGTGAACGGAAAAGTATTGCATTGAAAACGCTGGGGCAAACGGCCGGGTTGCATGCATTCATTATCCTCTGGCTGTTCCTCTCCTGGAACGGGTTCCTCCCCTTTCTCACTCTTTTGCCGCTGCGGATTGTCCTCTCCCTTTTCTCGCTGACGCTCTATACCTCGGTCCTCTTTTCTTTCCATCATGTCCGTTTTGAACGACCGCTCCTTCCCGGGATTCAACGAATCGCATTACCTGTATCGGCTTTTCTGGCCGCACTCTTTTTTCTCCTCTCCTTCCATCCGATACTCCTGGCCGAAAAGACACTGCTTAACGGCCGGATCGCACTCCGTTTCGGGCCGGCAGGAACCCTCTTCGGCATCGCAACCATCCTCTGTCAGTTGATCATTCTCTTTCAGATGGAGCAAACCTTTCGCTCCGCCTCAACAAATCAACGGATCCGGCTCAAATTTCTCATCCTGGGAATTGCCTGCGGCAGTCTGTATCTCCTTTTTCTGGCCGGCAGGATTCTCCTGTATCATTCCATCGCAATTGATTATCTGGTCGCCGGCGCCGTCGTCGCTTCGGCCTGCTGGTTGATGATCCTTTTTGCAATGGTTCGACATCGTTTATTGCAGGCGGATCTCTTTATCTCCCGACAGGTCGTTTTTACTTCCGTTGCGGCCTTCGGAATCGGTCTTTATCTCTTCGTTGCAGGAATGATTGGATTCTTCATCCGTTCCCGGCGGAGTCAATGGGACCTGCTGATCACGATTATCTTCGTCGCCCTGACCATTATTTTTTTCGCCATGCTCCTTTACTCCCCCGTCCTGCAACGACGGATCAAACATTTCATCCACACCCACTTCTACCGTTACCAGTATGACTACCGAGAGGAATGGAAGGAATTCACCCGGAAGATCATTGCCGCCCGGGACCTTCCCCAACTCCTCGAAGGGGTCATCGAAATGATCTCCGAAACCCTTTGGATCAACCAGCTCTCCCTCTGGCTCTTTAATGAAAAGACGGGGATTCTGACATTTACCACCAGCCGCAACCTTCCCAGGAAGGCCCAATTCGTCCGCAGGGAATCCCCGCTGGTGGCCTCCCTGCTCCGTACCGGCACCCCCTTTACCACACAATCGTCACGAGGAAGGAAGACCGCAGAAGCAATGAAGGATTTCTTCCAGCGATACCAGATCTCGATGATCGTTCCGCTCAAACTGGGCAAACGGCTGGTCGGGATGATCACATTAGGCCCCACGATGAAAGGAACCGACTATACGGATGAGGACGGGGAGCTCCTGACCATGATCGCGGATCAGGCCGCCGGCGCCATTATCAGCGCCCAGTTAATCGAGGAGATCGGCCGGACCAAGGAAGAAGAGTCCTTCAACAAGATCTCCTCCTTCCTGGTTCATGATCTGAAAAACCTGGTCTCTTCCCTGTCGCTGGCCCTGCAGAATGCCAAGCGGAACATTGCCAATCCCGCTTTCCAGATGGACCTCCTCTCAACATTGGTGAATACCATCGAGAAAATGCAGACCCTCATCGAGAAACTCTCCACACTTCCGAAGGAACTGGTGATCCACAAGGAACCGGTCAACATCAACCGGTTGATTCGGGAAGCCATAGAGAGTTCCCGTGTAGACAACCTGCGGAATGTGGAACTGCACACGGAACTGAATGAACTCCCCCTGATCCAGGCGGATGGCGAATATGTGAAAAAGGTCCTGGTCAATCTGATTCTGAACGCCGTCCAGGCACTGCCGAACGGCAGGGGAAGGATCGAGATCTCCTCTTACGACAGCGACGGCTATGTCCGAGCCGAGGTCCTGGACGATGGAGAAGGAATGTCGGACGAGTTTATCACCCAGGAACTCTTCAAGCCCTATCGCTCGACAAAGAAGAAGGGATTGGGAATCGGTCTTTTCCAATGCAAGACCATTATGGAAGCCCACGGCGGAAAGATTGAAGTCCACAGCCTGCCGCAACGGGGCTCTCAATTTATCCTGAGTTTTCCCATTGCATAG